In Dromiciops gliroides isolate mDroGli1 chromosome 4, mDroGli1.pri, whole genome shotgun sequence, one DNA window encodes the following:
- the LOC122754962 gene encoding osteoclast-associated immunoglobulin-like receptor, with translation MGKLRRDLATLSARPGPVLAPGGNLTLWCQVSVPATRFILYQGADARPVQIQESSEEGAESFFERVTPSHGGSYSCCYQTQASNYAWSQPSDSLEVWVTDMLPKPRLVALPGPVVGAGSHVSLRCQGPLGGMSFALYRVGVPGPLQYISSAQPWADFSLQDSRAPGTYSCYYHTPFAPYILSQRSDPLTISWSGSTPQDYTIGNLIRMGLARLVLLTLGMLVFLDWHRWRGCQDRTWRPPA, from the exons atggggaaactgag AAGAGATTTAGCCACCCTCAGTGCCAGACCAGGGCCTGTGTTGGCCCCAGGGGGAAACCTAACTTTGTGGTGCCAAGTGTCAGTTCCAGCCACAAGATTCATCTTGTACCAGGGGGCAGATGCCCGTCCAGTCCAGATCCAGGAGTCCTCAGAGGAGGGAGCTGAGTCCTTCTTTGAAAGGGTGACCCCTTCTCATGGGGGAAGTTACAGCTGCTGCTACCAGACCCAGGCCTCTAACTATGCTTGGTCTCAGCCAAGTGACTCCCTGGAGGTGTGGGTGACAG ACATGTTACCCAAGCCCCGGCTTGTGGCATTGCCAGGTCCTGTGGTGGGGGCAGGCAGCCATGTGAGTCTGCGCTGCCAGGGCCCACTAGGGGGAATGAGCTTTGCTCTTTATCGTGTGGGTGTCCCAGGGCCCCTACAGTACATCAGCTCTGCCCAGCCTTGGGCTGACTTTTCCCTTCAGGACTCCAGGGCCCCTGGCACCTACAGTTGCTACTACCATACACCTTTTGCTCCATACATCCTGTCTCAGAGGAGTGACCCTTTAACCATCAGCTGGTCAG GTTCCACTCCCCAGGATTACACTATAGGCAACCTCATTCGAATGGGCTTGGCTAGACTGGTGCTCCTCACCCTGGGGATGCTGGTGTTTCTAGACTGGCACAGGTGGAGGGGCTGCCAAGACAGAACCTGGAGACCCCCTGCTTGA